The sequence GAGCTCGCAAAGGTTGAGCGGTGCGCGTATCCACAATAAGGTCGCCGCGGTCGGGAGTAAATCGCGCTGCGTGGAGGTTGTGAGCTAGCTCTTGTCTGGGCGGTCGCCGCTTGCCAAATGCTGGTTCAACTCGGTCTTGAGGGCATCTGGCAGGTCTTTCCAGTTGACGTCTCTGAGTGCGCCCTCGATGGCGTAGAGCAGCACCCGCGACGCACTGAATCCTCGTGACTTGACTGCCTGGTAAGCACTGACCGCGCCGAGCCGTCGCAGATCATCAGCGGTATGGATGCCCGAAGCATGCAGCCATTGTGCGGATGTCTTGCCCAGATTTCTCAAGGTCAGCAACTCGTCGTGCATGAATGCTCCTATCGGCCCGGATAGCCAGCGATGAAATGAAGCGGCCAGCGAATCCCGCGCGCCCGTTCCGGGTCACCCCACAGTTGCGCAAGTTCGGTCTCGAGCGCCGCCACCGGATCCCTGCCGTGGGTTCGTTGCCAGTGCTTCACGGCGGACCAGGTCCGCAGGTAGCCCAGCAATTGGGCCAAGTTCCAGCGAGCCTCGATGGCGAAAGCCGGCGGCTCGTGGGTTGCGAACGGAACCTCAATATCGCTATAGCCTGCATCGACGCTGGCACGGCCCAACGGCCAATGACCACGTAGCGTTTCGCCATGCAACTGGCCAATGACCGCATCCAGTTCGGGCTCGATGCGCAGAAGGCTGTAGCACCAGGCGCAGAACAGCCCATCCGGTGCCAGCACTCGCGTTGCTTCGGCGAAGAACGCAGGGGTTGGGAACCAGTGCAGCGCCTGCGCGACAATCATCAGGTCGAGCCGCCCGTTGCGCAGCGGCAATTGCTCGGCCTGCGCGGCAAAGCGTTGCGCGTGGCGCCAATCCGGACTGCCCCTCAATTGGTCAAGGCTGGCATCGCAGGCAAGCACCTGGTCGAAGCGCTCCAGCAGGCCAAGGGTCGCCTGACCGCTGCCGGCCGCCACATCGAGCGCGCAGCGGGTGCGCGGGCACTGTTCGGCGAGCCAGCTGAACAGGCTGTCCGGGTAAGAAGGGCGGAACTGGGCGTAATCGTTGGAGCGAATCGAGAAAAGCCGGACACTGTCATTCATGGTGATGATCCGGCGGCACGGATGGCAGAACGCAACATGGCATGGTCGACTTCCATAGGCGGACCTGTAGAAGTATAGAAGCACCACCGGGGTTCTGCCCTCGGCGGTGCCTGGATAGCCCCCGCCATGCCTGGCGTAAGGCCCGAACGCGCGTCAGAGCCCGGGCAGTCGGTGGCGAATCGCATTGACCAGGTTGTCGAGGCTGCCCGCCTCGGGCGTGCTGATCTGCCGGTTGAGCAGCTGCTCACGCTCGCTCAGCGGCTCGCGCGATGCCTGCTGGGCCTTGATCACGGCCATGGTTGCGTCGGACGGATCGCCGCCTTCGGCCTGGCGCTGGCCAAGCCATTGCTCGATGACGGCATCGGGCGCCTCGCAGGACAGGATCATGAACGGAACACCGGTCGATTCCGCTATCAGCCAGGCTGCCTGGCGCTGCTTCTGCTTGAGGTAAGTGGCATCGATGACCACTGAAAAGCCAGCGTTCAGGGCGGACTCGGCGAGGGCGTGCAGCCGCTGGTAGGTGGTCTCGCCCGCTTCGGCGCTGTAAATGCCGGCGTCCAGTTCGGTGCCGAGCGCTTCTGGCTGCTCGCCGAGCAATCGTTTGCGTTCGACATCCGAACGCAGCCGGATCGCGCCCAATGCCTCGACCAGGCGCAGTGCAACCTGGCTCTTGCCTACCGCCGATACGCCATGGGTGATGGCGAGGAAGCGGGACGGAATGGCGCTGTAGCTTTCGGCCAGGTTCGCGTAACCACGATATTGGCGCAGGATCACCCGGCGCTGCACCGCGTCCTGTTCCTGGTGCAGGCGGAACAGATTGACCTTGGCGCGTACCAGCGCGCGATAGGCTTTGTACAGGTTCAGCAGTTCGAGTGACGCGTAGTCCCCGGTGCGCTCCAGCCAGCCATTGATGAAGCGCCGTGCCTGGCATTTGAGCCCGCGGTCCTCAAGGTCCATCGCCAGGAAGGCAGCGTCGGAGGCAATGTCGATCAGGCGGAAGGGCTCGTTGAACTCGATGCAATCGAACAGCACCACCTTATCGTCGATGATCGTCGCGTTGCCCAGGTGCAGGTCGCCATGGCATTCGCGGATGAATCCCTGCTCGGCACGCTGCTTCAGCAAGGGCTGCAGGCGAGCGATGCTGGTCTCCGTCCAGTCGTTCAGCGCATCGAGTTGCTGCAGATCGGATTGCTCTGCCAACAGTGGGCGGATCTGCTCGAAGTTCTGCCGCATCGGTGCAACGATCGCCTCGGCGCTGTTCAGCGGATGCCCGCTCGGCACCTGCGCGACGTTGAGGTGAAACCGGGCGATCTGCTCGGCGAGGGCATCGATATGGGCGTCGGTCAGTTCGCCGCGCGCTTGTACTTCGGCCATCAACTGCGTTTGTGGAAACTCGCGCATCTGCAACAGGTACTCGATCGGCTCGCCATCGCCATCGATCACCGGAGCGTCGGCGCTGCCGGTAATGGGCAGGACACGCAGATAAAGGTCCGGCGCCATACGCTGATTCAGGCGCAGCTCCTGCTCGCAGAAATGCTTGCGATCGGCCAGGTCGGTAAAGTCGAGGAAGCCGAAATTCACGGGCTTCTTCATTTTGTAGGCATAGCTCCCGGTCAGAATGACCCAGGAGATGTGGGTTTCGATGACCTTGAAACCCTCGACCGGATGGGGATACAGGGCCGGATTTTGCAGCGCGGCGATCAATGCTTGGCTCACGGTCATTCCTTGCAGATTGTTGGCGTTGGCGGGCGAGCAATCGGGACGCGGATCACACACTCGCAAAGGGCGCATTATGTCTTCCCGGACTGGGCCTGGAAACCGCCAAGAGGCCGTCTTCCGAGCAAATCAAAGTGCGTATAATGCGCCGCCATGACTAAAGCACGCTCCTCTCGTCCCCGTTCCAAACGCCGTTCCGGTGGTTCCCGTCCCTGGCTGGGATGGGTGATCAAACTGGCCATTGTGGCCCTGGTGATATTCGCCGGGGTTGCCGTCTACCTCGATGCCGTGGTGCAGGAGAAATTTTCCGGCAAGCGCTGGACGATTCCTGCGACTGTCTATGCGCGCCCGCTCGAACTGTTCGTTGGGCAGAAACTTGCCAGGAACGATTTCCTCACTGAACTCGACGCGCTGGGTTACCGCCGTGAAAAGGCGGTCAGTGGTCCCGGCAGCATGTCGGTTGCGGCCAATGCCGTGGAAATGCATACCCGCGGTTTCCGGTTTTACGAGGGCGCCGAAGAGTCGCAGCGTATCCGGGTGCGTTTTTCTGGCGATTTCGTAGCTGGGCTGACGCGAGCCGATGGCAGCGAACTGCCGGTGGCGCGCCTTGAGCCCGTCACCATCGGTGGGCTTTACCCCGCGCATAACGAGGACCGCATCCTCATCAGGCTTGACCAGGCGCCGCCGTATCTGGTCGAAACGCTGGTTGCGGTCGAGGACCGAGAGTTTTTCGATCACTTCGGCGTGTCGCCGAAGTCCATTGCGCGCGCCGTCTGGGTCAACCTGACCGCCGGCGAGGTGCGTCAGGGCGGCAGCACCTTGACCCAGCAGTTGGTGAAGAATTTTTATCTGACCAACGAGCGCAGCCTCAGCCGTAAAGCCACTGAGGCGATGATGGCCGTGTTGCTGGAGCTGCATTATGACAAGCCTGAAATACTCGAGGCTTATCTCAATGAGGTGTTCCTCGGGCAAGACGGTCGCCGGGCCATTCACGGGTTTGGGCTGGCCAGCCAGTATTTCTTCGGCCGGCCTCTCGCCGAGCTGAAAGTCCAGCACGTCGCGCTGTTGGTCGGCATGGTGAAGGGGCCGACCTATTACAATCCTCGGCGGCATCCGGAGCGAGCCCTGGAGCGTCGAAACCTGGTCCTCGATCTTCTCGCCGAGCAGCAGGTGCTGTCGCCCGAGGAGGCCGCGGCCGCCCGGCAGACTCCGCTTGGTATAACGCAGCGCGGCAGCCTCGCCGACAGCTCCTATCCGGCATTTCTCGATCTGGTAAAGCGCCAATTGCGTGAGGATTACCGTGATGAGGATCTGACGGAGGAAGGCCTGCGGGTCTTTACCAGCTTCGATCCGATCTTGCAGCGCAAGGCCGAGCAGGCCATGACGGAAACCCTCAAGCGTCTTGGCAAGGCGGCGGAGGGTGTCGAGGGCGCGATGCTGGTGACCAACCCGGAAACCGGCGAGTTGCAGGCGATGCTGGGCAGTCGGCAGCCTGGCTTCGCTGGGTTTAACCGGGCGCTGGATGCGTCGCGCCCCATTGGCTCGCTGATCAAACCGGCCATCTATCTTGCCGCGC is a genomic window of Stutzerimonas stutzeri containing:
- a CDS encoding class I SAM-dependent methyltransferase → MNDSVRLFSIRSNDYAQFRPSYPDSLFSWLAEQCPRTRCALDVAAGSGQATLGLLERFDQVLACDASLDQLRGSPDWRHAQRFAAQAEQLPLRNGRLDLMIVAQALHWFPTPAFFAEATRVLAPDGLFCAWCYSLLRIEPELDAVIGQLHGETLRGHWPLGRASVDAGYSDIEVPFATHEPPAFAIEARWNLAQLLGYLRTWSAVKHWQRTHGRDPVAALETELAQLWGDPERARGIRWPLHFIAGYPGR
- a CDS encoding TfoX/Sxy family protein; translation: MHDELLTLRNLGKTSAQWLHASGIHTADDLRRLGAVSAYQAVKSRGFSASRVLLYAIEGALRDVNWKDLPDALKTELNQHLASGDRPDKS
- the mrcB gene encoding penicillin-binding protein 1B, yielding MTKARSSRPRSKRRSGGSRPWLGWVIKLAIVALVIFAGVAVYLDAVVQEKFSGKRWTIPATVYARPLELFVGQKLARNDFLTELDALGYRREKAVSGPGSMSVAANAVEMHTRGFRFYEGAEESQRIRVRFSGDFVAGLTRADGSELPVARLEPVTIGGLYPAHNEDRILIRLDQAPPYLVETLVAVEDREFFDHFGVSPKSIARAVWVNLTAGEVRQGGSTLTQQLVKNFYLTNERSLSRKATEAMMAVLLELHYDKPEILEAYLNEVFLGQDGRRAIHGFGLASQYFFGRPLAELKVQHVALLVGMVKGPTYYNPRRHPERALERRNLVLDLLAEQQVLSPEEAAAARQTPLGITQRGSLADSSYPAFLDLVKRQLREDYRDEDLTEEGLRVFTSFDPILQRKAEQAMTETLKRLGKAAEGVEGAMLVTNPETGELQAMLGSRQPGFAGFNRALDASRPIGSLIKPAIYLAALEKPSQYTLTSLLEDEPFSVKGADGQVWKPQNYGRTAHGTVYLYQALANSYNLSTARLGLDLGVPHVLKTLERLGVSPQWPAYPSMLLGAGGLRPIEVAGMYQTLANGGFNTPLRGIRSVVAADGEPLSRYPFKIEQRFDAGAIYLTQYAMQRVMLEGTGRSAYNYVPRSLTLAGKTGTTNDSRDSWFAGFSQDLLAVVWLGRDDNGKTSLTGATGALQIWADFMRRADPLPLQMPLPDNIELAWVDAQTGQGTMDNCPGAVQIPYVRGSEPAPGPGCGIQAPAESVMDWVRGWLP
- a CDS encoding AAA family ATPase, coding for MSQALIAALQNPALYPHPVEGFKVIETHISWVILTGSYAYKMKKPVNFGFLDFTDLADRKHFCEQELRLNQRMAPDLYLRVLPITGSADAPVIDGDGEPIEYLLQMREFPQTQLMAEVQARGELTDAHIDALAEQIARFHLNVAQVPSGHPLNSAEAIVAPMRQNFEQIRPLLAEQSDLQQLDALNDWTETSIARLQPLLKQRAEQGFIRECHGDLHLGNATIIDDKVVLFDCIEFNEPFRLIDIASDAAFLAMDLEDRGLKCQARRFINGWLERTGDYASLELLNLYKAYRALVRAKVNLFRLHQEQDAVQRRVILRQYRGYANLAESYSAIPSRFLAITHGVSAVGKSQVALRLVEALGAIRLRSDVERKRLLGEQPEALGTELDAGIYSAEAGETTYQRLHALAESALNAGFSVVIDATYLKQKQRQAAWLIAESTGVPFMILSCEAPDAVIEQWLGQRQAEGGDPSDATMAVIKAQQASREPLSEREQLLNRQISTPEAGSLDNLVNAIRHRLPGL